A window of Cytobacillus sp. FSL H8-0458 genomic DNA:
CTGAGGTTATTGTTTCGCATGAATAAGGCAGCATAACTCCGTTTTGCCGAGCCTTGATTTGGTGGATAGGGGCTGTTTACAATGATTGTCACAGAACCGGCTTAAAATGTTTTTTTATTTGTGATGCTTGCTGTATGACTTGAATTTCGCCACCGGGTCTTTCTGACTAGTGGAAATTCTTTTGTGAGTCCTTTTTGCTGAATATTCAAAAATATATTGACGGACACATGTATGCGTTTTAGTATAAGAGATAAATAAGGGTTTCATGTTACTAGATCATACTAGGCATGGGAAACAAAGCGGGAGCATTCTCCTGCCTGTTTTCCATGCCATTTTTATTCTCCTGGAAGAAATCTAGTAAAGCCAATAAATGAAGGAGGGTTGCGGCAAAAACAAATCCAGCCACGATTATCTTTGGAACAGAGAATACTAAACAAATACTATAAAAGGAGGAATTCAAAAAGAATGAATGGATCCACTTTTTGGAAAAAGGCGCTGGCGATTACTACTAGTCTATTGTTAAGTTATTCTATAATAGAAGGTGCTAATACTGCATCAGCAGCTAGCGATGTCACTAAATCTATTAATCCGACTCCCCAGGAGGCTAAAATGACAGGCAATGGTTTTCCTCTCACACCAAAAGTGGGAATTGTCACAGGGGAAAATACCGATGAACATGCGATTAGAGAGGTAGTTCAGGCCCTGGAAGCTGCTGAAGTAAAGCAGGTTATCCGGTATAACGATCATACAAGTGTCACAACGCCTGTTACGATTTGGATTGGCGGCCCTGCTGAAAACCAGTCAGCCGTGGACGTGCTGGAACAAATGAGTGTTGATGGCCCGGAAGAATTGAAGAAGGAAGGGTATGTCCTGGCATCCAGCACCAATGGTAAAAAACAAATAGTCCTCGCTGGAAAAGATCAGACTGGAACCTATTATGCAGCAAAGACCTTTTCGAAATTGATTCAGGAACAAAAAGGCAGGGATTGGTTTCCCCAGGTAGAAATCCGAGACTGGCCGGAAATGCCGATTCGCGGTTCCATTGAAGGATTTTATGGTCCTCCATGGACCCATGAAGACAGACTCAGCCAGCTGGAATTTTACGGTGAGAATAAACTAAATACTTATATCTATGCACCGAAGGACGATCCTTATCACCGTGAGAACTGGCGGGATCCATATCCGAAGGAGGAATTAGCAAGAATTAAGGAGCTCATTGATAAGGCCAAAGAGAATCATGTGAAATTCACCTTCTCGGTTTCACCTGGTCAATCCATCTGCTATTCGGGTGATCAGGATTTCGCCTTGCTGAAAAAGAAGATGGAAGCGGTGTGGGACTTAGGTGTGCGTTCCTATGCGATTTTTCTGGATGATATTGATATGAGCTTAAAGTGTCAGCAGGATAAGGATCTTTTTGGAAATGATCCAAATCCAGCGGGGGCCGCTCACGCTTATTTGCTGAATCGTTTTACGAAGGAATTTATACAAACACATGAAGGAGCTGAGCGTTTAATTACCGTTCCGACAGACTATACCGGAAATGGACCAACCCCTTACCGTGATCGATTTGCTGAATTACTCGACCACGATACTGTTGTGATGTGGACAGGTCAAAAGGTTGTGTCAGAACAGGTCACGGCCGAAGAAGCAGATGAGGTTAACGGAGTATTTAAGCATGATATGTTATTATGGGATAATTATCCAGTCAACGACTTTGACAGGAATAGCTTGTTCCTCGGTCCGATTGTTGGACGTGATTCGAATTTGGCCAGTCATGGGGTAGTCGGGTTAACGGCAAATCCAATGAACGAGGCTGAAGCCTCCAAGATACCTTTATATACGATTGCAGATTATACGTGGAACCCAGCTGCATATAGTCCGGCAGAATCCTGGGAACGCAGTATAAAAGCCTTTGGCGGAGAAGGTGCAGTAACGCTAAAAACGGTTGCGGAGAATATGTTTTCTTCACCCATTAATACGGCAGAGTCGCT
This region includes:
- a CDS encoding beta-N-acetylhexosaminidase family protein, coding for MNGSTFWKKALAITTSLLLSYSIIEGANTASAASDVTKSINPTPQEAKMTGNGFPLTPKVGIVTGENTDEHAIREVVQALEAAEVKQVIRYNDHTSVTTPVTIWIGGPAENQSAVDVLEQMSVDGPEELKKEGYVLASSTNGKKQIVLAGKDQTGTYYAAKTFSKLIQEQKGRDWFPQVEIRDWPEMPIRGSIEGFYGPPWTHEDRLSQLEFYGENKLNTYIYAPKDDPYHRENWRDPYPKEELARIKELIDKAKENHVKFTFSVSPGQSICYSGDQDFALLKKKMEAVWDLGVRSYAIFLDDIDMSLKCQQDKDLFGNDPNPAGAAHAYLLNRFTKEFIQTHEGAERLITVPTDYTGNGPTPYRDRFAELLDHDTVVMWTGQKVVSEQVTAEEADEVNGVFKHDMLLWDNYPVNDFDRNSLFLGPIVGRDSNLASHGVVGLTANPMNEAEASKIPLYTIADYTWNPAAYSPAESWERSIKAFGGEGAVTLKTVAENMFSSPINTAESLTLTPLIDAFWKAYAAGDADQAADQLIAEFKKLQQAPAKLQQEMDNKKFLKEIEPYLEKLSVYGKAGEVAVQYVMAQKNGQTGQADAYREQLISLFNQSEQIPQKVGQGVIKPFLVRSALVVPPLELTLQPVIDQFRIAYDGEDSSQEAERLITEFKKLQQIPETARKDINDEEFLKAIDDYLQNLNVYGEAGEVAVSYLMAEKNRQTDEANAYKERLKTLMIQAYQQPQEIGKEVIKPFLIDSMWRNLDVVDYRLLDGVNKSRGAGQLIQYTPAYGATTRTNPWGYEITAEDGKVIKRGGNNSAIPKNGYVLSIHANDWLRDNTEIGTTIQIENDVVLVISTENTN